The Nerophis lumbriciformis linkage group LG09, RoL_Nlum_v2.1, whole genome shotgun sequence nucleotide sequence tgcttatgtttttattgaatggtatctgcttcctgGTTATATCCCGCGCGTTGAGACTGGATGGGAAGGATCCCCTCCGGCGGCACACACCCACTCAAGGGATCTGGTTAtctgttatcaaccaaaccctcctcatcccaccccccggattgtaaataatgtaaataattgaatgtatatactctgatgattaacttgtgtgatgactgtattgtgatgatagtatatatttgtaccatgaattgattaacgtggaccccgacttaaacaagttgaaaaacttattcgggtgttaccatttagtggtcaattgtacggaatatgtactgtactgtgcaatctactaataaaagtttcaatcaatcaatggttttCAATCGCAAAATCCAgttgtgttagtccgactttttaaaaaaccgaacacgatcggattaaggtgtttccatgggttgtaggacgcttatttagagccgaactatttaagaaatcaaactaccgtattttctggaccatagggcgcaccagattataaggcgcactgccgatgagcgggtctattcaggtctcttttcaaacaaaaggcgcaccggattataaggcgcattaaaggggtcatattaaaaaaaaaattctaaatggaaaacacttccttgtggtctacataacatgtaatggtggttctttggtcaaaatcttgatagattatgttttacagatcatcttcaagccgcttcctgacagtcgcttcaggatgcgccgttttgtcggtcttatttacgtggctcacctttgaaagcgtcttctccccgtcttctttgctgtagcggtgtagcgtgcaaggacgggagtggaagaagtgtcaaaagatggagctaactgttttaatgacatttaaagactttacttcaatcaataacggagcaacgtggctcactagtgcaacaacgctggaaatgtgtctCGTAAAAAAACGTCAGAccaaaactctctaataactaaagttccgtgggtgaattatgtaaacccaataCACTGGTAGttcttagcgcttccatagcgagatataagttagaactttacactactttatattaaaaatggcaacagcagaggaggaatgtcccataaaaagaagcttatcgactacggcatcgtcacggactacagtggcggacgtacgcaaattttcaggacttatgcagatctcaaacacacatcagcaggtactacaaggtaaaaaaaagttggttttgcataatattgtgaaacaaaacgccaggtaatgtctgctaatgggtgccattttgcggtcctcatCTCTGACTAcgatagccgtaatgggccgacaatccatcaagcggtgcggcttcaaagtcgtactaaaacatttttgacagatttttgagcgccgtgtgtaatgttctttattttcaatggaacatttgaagttttggtgtttactgacgtcatattgcagtctacacgtatctcttatgtgtgaataCCATCTACTggcatactttccaaccctcccggattttccgggagactcccgaaattcagcgcctctcctgaaaacctcccgggacacattttctcccgaaaatctcccgaaattcaggcggacctggaggccacgccccctccaggtccgcatggagcaatgtttttgtaatatattgagttggaggcaataaacaggcgaggggatgaagtatgtctctttactgtagacttcagaacagacacttgacgtcaggtgcgcaacaccacgtaaatcgttggccaaccaaaaagtaaccccagtacgctatagccaacattcatatatatatatatatatatatatatatatatatatatatatatatatatatataagaaaatatttcactttcagtgaattctagctatatatatatatatatatatatatatatatatatatatatatacatacatatatatatatatatatgtatatatatatatacatatatatatatatatatgaaatacttgacttggtgaattctagctgtaaatatactcctcccctcgtagccacgcccccaaccacgcccccgccccaccccgaccacgccccccaccccccaccctccgatatcggaggtctcaaggtcttATGTATGTATCTTatgtctactggtcacacttatcattacaccatgtaccaaataaaattgcttcgaggtcggtaagcataaccagaattattccgtacattaggcgtatCGTCGATAttcgagaaaatgaaaggattttaagtgcgccttatagtccgaaaaatacagtaatttagtgcatggatacGTACTGAATGACTTCCCCAGTGGCACTCATTCCCATCATCTCCAAGTGCCGAGAACAACTGGTCCTGGCCTGCCCCCCCACCAATTTACCAATCACAAGAACAGGAGTACAAAGGAAGCAGTCTGCACAGTGCTGCACTCTATCCTAGAACACCTTGACAAACATGACATCCGCTAGAATTCTGTTCATATAGACTTAAGTTTATCATTCAACACTGTCATCCCGTTTAAGTTAGTAAACAAACTTACAGATCTGTGCATCACAGCTCGCATCTGCGCCTGGTTAGACCTTTGTGTCCCCTTCGACGACCACTGCTCCTCCACCCCAGCATGAAAACTGGCAAACCGCAAGGTGGCGTGTTGAGGCCGTTCCTCCACTCCCTCGTCACTCACGTCTGCAGAGCTGGACATGGCTCCAACGCCGTCATCAAGTCTTCAACAGTGACTGGCCTCATCAAGAACGACGACGAGTCGGCCTACAAGGAAAGCGGTGGATCGCCTGGCTGCGTACAAGGACAATAACCTGCTGCTCAACACCTCAAAAACAAAAGAACTCGTAGTTGACTTTAGAAAGAATGCTGTCACTCATCCACCAATCCACTGTGTGTCAGTGGAGCATGTGACCAGCCCCAAATTTCTGGGGATCCATGTCTTACAAGAGACAACCAACTGCACTTACCGGtaagaataaaaaaaacctcTCACCAGACATTCTGGTGAACTTACACCTTACTAACTGCATCACAGTTTGGTCTAGAAAGCAATACAGAGGGTGGTGATAACCGCCCAGTGCATTGCCAGagctgaagtatgctgatagcaacccaacctaatcCCCCCCGTCCCAACCCCCCTccgcatcccaccccccggattgtaaataatgtaaataattcaatgtatatactctgatgattaacttgtgtgatgactgtattatgctgatagtatatatttgtaccatgaattgattaacgtggaccccgacttaaacgagttgaaaaacgtattcgggcgttaccatttagtggtcaattgtacggaatatgtactgtactgtgcaatctactaataaaagcctcaatcaatcaaaaaaatctTCACTCCCTACCATCGATGACATCTCCAGAAAGTGTTGTCTCAGAAGGACCACCAACTGTTTGCCCTCTTCCCATCTGGAAGGCGCTACAAGACCCTCCGAAGAAGAACCACCAGAATCAGGAACAGCCTACTGAACTCTACACCCCCTTTTCTGCACACATGCTAACCCCCCATCCCTACACCACACCAGGAggtcaaagtcaatcaatcaaactttatttgggTGACCTGGACTAATTCCCACTACTTCTTTGCACTGCTGTACATACTGTAAATCCTATAAATATATCTGTATAGTTTTTAACCTGTTCTGGTCTGTAAATACCCTTAACAACAGAAAACATTTCATTCTCTTTCATTTCGAATACTTAATTCACTGCTTATAAGCACCTCTGGTTAAATGCTAACTGCATTTTTTTGCTCTGTAATTGTGACacatgcaatgacaataaagttgactCTAATCTAATATTAATGTGACTTGATGTCATATTCAAGTCATGTGTTCCAGTAAGACCTTCATGGAACAGACATTAAGTCCGGTAGACACCAAAGGGACTGCAGGAGTACAACAAAACTGCTGTCCAATACTTCGGTCTCCTCCGTGAAGGCAGCACTAGATGTTCGACGACAACAGCTTCTCCAGGTCTTGAACTTTGACTTCTCGCACTCTCAGCTGTGCATTATCTTCAGCACTaagtgaaggaaaaaaaaatcaagttattTTTCACAAAATGTCGTTTATGAGAAGATCCCCACCTGGGAGGAATAAGTAAGTCTCCACAGGTCATGTTGAGCTGTTGAAGCATCTTGTGGAAGAACTGGAAAGACACAAACATCACCAAAGTGTATTTGTGTGGTGGCGCTCATTTGCATGCACGCACCTGAGGAGGCGGAGTCAAGTTGCTGTCCTGCTGTTGAGTCAGGTCTTTCAGGTACTCGGAGCTCTCCCTGCCCTCCAACACCTTCAACAAGGTCATGTGACATAGCGGAACACAGGCCGTGAGACATCGGCATCAATCAACTTACCTGTGTCTCGTATATCGAACGCGCCTTGTTCTCGTGGCGCAACGCTGACTCAAAGTCTCCTCTGCTGTGGTGCAACGTGGCCAGAAGATGATGGCTGAatggaggacaaaaaaaaacatgaatgtgagGTAAACCTCCACCAAGGCCCCATCCCACCAATCACCAGGAGGCACCTGCGTGCGTGCTTCGTGGACATGTCACCGTGGTACTTGGAGGTTAGAACTGAGGCATTGTGCAGGAACTTCAAGGAGAGGTCCAACTCCATCAGGCCGTGAAGGACCACACCCAGCATGCTCTGAAGACAACGCAAGTGTCTTGAATACAAGTTTTTAAGAGGGGGTTTGAAATGTAAACTTACATCCAGCTGCGCCACGTGGGGATGATCCTCCCCGGTCACCAGGAGGGCGAGGTAGCGAGCGCGATACAGCAGATGCAGAGAGGCGACGTGTTGGCCTGCAGCCGCGCAGTACAGCGCTAGCAAGGTCTGCTTTGCACAGGAGcgacgttagcattagctaacatgtgACGCAGGGACTTGTTTGCGTTAGCGAAGTGGAGGTTCAGTGGCACTCACGTAGTCACGAATGGTTTGTGGGTGATCGACGCCTCGCGTGCGCTCACTGCTCATCACTGCCCGCCTCTGGTGGCTGACGGCCTGACAGACACAGCATCATACTGCTCTCAGCCACAAGCAAACTTCAATTCATGATCTCTGCATGTAAGTGTTTGTGAGCCCCCTACTGGCCCTAGCAGCCATCTTAGTCGGGTATCAGGAGACATGCCTCTAATAGGCTGAGACGTATTGACCGAGTTCCTACCCTCACAAGCCCAGAGTAGACCCAGGAACGCCTCGGAAGAAGTTGCCAGAGACAAGGAAGTCTGAACTTCCATACTGAGACGATGTCCCCTGTGACCATGACCCGGATGAATTTTGATGGGTATGTGCCAAATGGTTGGCCACCGGTCagtatcgcatacttgccaaccctcccggattttccgggagactcccgaaattcagcgcctctcccgaaaacctcccgggacaaattttctcccgaaaatctcccgaaattcaggcggactcaggtccatgcggacctgagtccgctttcccacaatataaacagcatacctgcccaatgacgttataactgtagaatgatcgaaggcgagttcttggtttcttatgtgggtttattgttaggcagtttctttaacgtcctcccagcgcggtaacaacacacaacaacagcagtcacgtttccctctaccgtaaagcagttcgtctgccgtaaacagcaattttgtgacactcttaaacaggacaatactgccatctagtgcatttgattacaggcacttttgtgcgtgccacacagcaatgcatcatcagagagggtgttcagcatggttcgaaaaatagtgacagagaatagaacaaggatagacaattcaacccttaactcaacaatgagtagatgagtgttatgagtgtgtatgtgtaaataaatgaacactgaaattcaagtatttctcttatatatatatatatatatatatatatatatatatatatatataagaaatacttgactttcagtgaattctagctataaatatatatttattttattatatacatacatacatacatatatatatacatacatacatatatatataataaaataaatatatatttatagctagaattcactgaaagtcaagtatttcttgtatatacacatatatatatatatacacacattatatatataacttgaaatctccatctccatagagcaggtcagcagcaggaagcatgaagtgctctaaaacttgctggtagacggctgcgttgaccctggatctcaggaaacagagtggaccgacaccagcagatgacatggcaccccaaaccatcacccaaccatgcaaattttgcatttcctttggaaatcgaggtcccagagtctggaggaagacaggagaggcacaggatccacgttgcctgaagtctagtgtaaagtttccaccatcagtgatggtttggggtgccatgtcatctgctggtgtcggtccactctgtttcctgagatccagggtcaacgcagccgtctaccagcaagttttagagcacttcatgcttcctgctgctgacctgctctatggagatggagatttcaagttccaacaggacttggcgcctgcacacagcgcaaaatctacccgtgcctggtttacggaccatggtatttctgttctaaattggcccgccaactcccctgaccttagccccatagaaaatctgtggggtattgtgaaaaggaagatgcagaatgccagacccaaaaacgcagaagagttgaaggccactatcagagcaacctgggctctcataacacctgagcagtgccagaaactcatcgactccatgccacgccgcattaacacagtaattgaggcaaaaggagctccaaccaagtattgagtattgtacatgctcatatttttcattttcatacttttcagttggccaacatttctaaaaatcccttttttgtattagccttaagtaatattctaattttgtgacacacggaattttggattttcatttgttgtcacttcaaatcatcaaaattaaatgaaataaacatttgaatgcatcaatctgtgtgcaatgaataaatataatgtacaagttacaccttttgaatgcaattactgaaataaatcaagtttttcaaaatattctaatttactggcttttacctgtatatatatatatatatatatatatatatatatatatatatatatatatatatatatgaaatacctgacttagtatttctttatatatatatatatatatatatatatatatatatatatacataaaatacttgacttggtgaattctagctgtaaatatactcctcaactcttaaccacgccccgtacCCCGCCCTgcccccctcctcccgaaatcggaggtctcaaggttggcaagtatggtatcgaCTAATTGTTGTGAAAAACCAAGTGATCGCCATTGCCGGTTAATGCCTTTTAAAGCCGATCACAAACGTTGGCTAACCCTGCATTTATTTTCAGTCCCCCCCGCCTGACAAGCACTTAGCAGCTGATTGTGTCTACATAAACAGTTAGCAGCTAgcctaagttaataataatatcctacttggatgagaggcaaaaacgtcttctaagacaaactgaacagtccagttgcgatcaattgaatgcactgagAATACTATGACCGGGATGaaggagaacatccatagacattgaATAAATGACGAGTTAGTGCGTTGAGTACTTACAAGTGCATGTTGTCCTAGCATGTAGCCCAGTCGTCCCAGCACTCGCTGGCACGTGCACGTGTCCTCGTGCAAGGCGCCGCACACGCTGGTGAAGAGTGTCAGAGCTTGGCTGACTAAGTCAAAGGCTGTGCTGACACGCCCTGCAAACAAGCCCACAACACCCCTCCGATGGCTGCGAGAACCCACATCTACTAACACACACAtgcgtgtgagtgagtgagtggctTGTCGCTTACCTTGCTGCACAGCTGCATGCGCTTGCTCCAGCAGCCAGGTGGCGCCGCTGGCTGTGTACGTGACATGCTTGACCACGGCCAACATGTTGACCACGTCTTCTTCTCCGAACACGGCTCGCAGTCGGGAATCCAAAGGGTACTCCCTCATGCGCACCTGAGTGGACGTGATGAAGATTCTAGAACTTGTTGTGCTCCAGTCGACTCGACTTTGTGGGTCAGACCTGAACACCAGTCTTGATGGCGAACTCTCTCAGCAATGAGACCCTCTGCAGGCCGTAGTCTTCCATAAAACCACTGAGGACCGAGGGGACACAATCGTGTCACACTTTTTCGCTGTATCTCACATGCACGGACACACACCTGTCAAGTGTGTACTGGTAGACATCTTCGGCGTCGGTCCGGATCTTGACCCACAGCTCACCCGGGGTCAGTCTGGCCCAGGTGGCATCTGAAGCTCGGCTGCCGTGGCTACGGCGGCGACGGCGACTCCTGCGGCGGGACAGCATCTGGTCTGAAGAGTCGAGCGCGGAGGACGTCAGGAGACAGTTGAGAAAGTGGCTGACTGCGGCAGAGAGAGTCGCagcttccacttcctgtttgacaGTGCCAGTGACCTTATTAGGACAATGGTGACAAATCAAACTTACTAGAAGACGTTCACCTGAAGATACATCCTGAAGACATGCTTTGCACTTCGGCTGAccacctcactgacacaaactctCTGTGAACAAGAAGGAAAGGTTCTTCCACAAAGTTAAAATCGATAGAGTTTTGTCCATGACAACAGGAGTACCCGAACGAGACAGTGCGCCCCACGGTCTTTCACGTTGTCCAACTGCCTCAGCAAGGTTCCCAAATAACGAACGTTAACGCCTCGCTGGTGTAGCATTAACGTCAGAGCGGCTCCGTCCATTGGCGCCATTCGGTAGTCCAGACAGTCCTGCAGCTTTGTGCGCACACACATACAGGTCTTCCCATTAAACATGGACATGACacagatgaaggtgagtgagacAGACCACAAGTGGAATTTGACTGGAGAGAAGAAAAGCAGCAGCGTCCCACAGCAGGCGACGCTGACAGTGAAGGTCCTCAGAAGAAGCAAAGCGGACACCTGCAAAAAAGAAACCTTCAAGGCAAGAAAGACGCTGATGTTCTCTTCCTGAGGACACGGCAGTACCTGGAGAGCAGAGGTCAGGGTTGAAGCAGATGTCAAAGTCTCTCACTGATCCTCTGTCAGGACACCCTACAGGAAGGCCAAAACAACATCAGATGAAGATGTCCTCCAAGGAAATCACTCTTCAGGTCCAGTTACCAGTGTCTTTTTGGTTGTCAAAAGGCCGATTACCCGCCTTCTTGATGAATGTATCAAACCTGAAACCAGAAAGTGATCGTTGAAACGATCACCCAGCAGTTAACCACAGGTCTCCTCTCACCTGTGCTGGACAAAGGCATCTATCAGTTCTGGCCTCAAACTGGCCAGGCTGTGACGATGTCGCTGAGGGTAACCGAAACTCTGGCATTCCTTTGGCACCTCCACCATGTTGACTTGTGTCTTCTCTGAGTACTGGAAATTAAGGTCCGCAGGGAAGGTACTCATAAGGTCCAAGATGTAGGGTCTGCCGTCATTACCTAAGATTCCTTTGGTCTCAACGCCAGAGTAGAGCTCCACTTGGGTGTTGTGGTGGTCCAGCACCAGGTGAGGTCGGACTCTTAGAGGTTTGCTGGCTTTTTCCAAAAGCTGCACAAATCTACAGACATCACATCAGCATGAGAATGCTTAGCTGTGTGACAACAGTGTGTGCAGTTCCTTACCTTGGGTGCGTCATAATAGTTCGGCCATGGTCAGTAGAACCGTAAAGAACGCTTTGCTCCTGGTTCTTTTCCAGAATACCAGGTACAATCGACTGGGCGATGACACGGGAGCCACGATAGTCCACCACCGCAGTCCCGAGAGTATGTAGACCCTCTGTGTCCACAGAGGTGTACACCTGCAGTTGACAAGTCCTGCAAGTCATCTTATCCCTACAAAGGACATGAAGACTTTATCGTCATGACTACCTGAACACCTCTCAGGTCACAGTTGGCAGCAGTGTGTGCGGCAGCATCGCCCCCTAGTGGTCTGTAGTGCTGAGATATGTCACGAGCGAGGCTGAAGAAGATGTTGTTCCATATGAACATCTGCATGTGAGGAGGCTCCCCCGGGTTCAGCGGCATGACGTGACCGTCAATGACTGCCACTGCTCCTCTTCTGGAAGCTTCCACAAAGTCTCTGTTGGTCTACAAGCAAGGATAACATCTCATTCTGCTCTTCATAGACATCCACATGGACTTCACCTTGAATAGGATCCTGTCTCTGTGCAGGCGGTCCCGGGGGGAGTTTCTGGAAAGTTCTTTTGCTCTCTGCAGCTCCTCGTTCCAGTCGCGACACTGCGCTCAGAACACACACCCAATGGTCAGCCTCAACACCAGAACCAGTCCCAGCATCAGACTACAAAGcatctccaaccttcccagttgTGTTCTGGTCCTGATCCACACGGCATGCATGGACATTCTCGACTCTGATGCGGTCCAAACTGTGGCCTTCCTGTGGAGCCATCCAGGTGAACGCTGGGAAAGGTGCAGGAATCCGCTCAAAAGGATGCAGCTGGACCCTGGTCAACAGGAAGGACTTCATGGACTTTCATTATTGTGTGAGGGTCACATgcggctgattcctcaccttctCTTCTGCAGGTTGTTGAAGTTACTCTTGAAGGCAGGACTGACCTGAGTCAGCAGTTCCACCAGCGAATGACAAATGATTGTGGGAAGTGCAGGTTTGGGGTTGAAGGTGAAAGGTGTTGACCTGCGTGATGAATCCAAGGAGATCGTTCCTCAAGCCAAGATTTCAAAGTGTATAAGACTCACTGGTTGGGATAAAAGCCACGTGTGGACGACGTGATGTTGACTTCTCGCCCCTCCATGGTCACAGCGTGGAGGTACATCAGGTCTCCATGCATCCTCCTGTTCCCTGGAGGAGGGTTCCAGCTGCTGGAGGTCAGCTCCCTCACACATTGGAGATGCTGCTATTAGAGCAGGAACATCAGCGCTTTATTCAGCACCAACAATAAAAGATGATCTCTGCATTTGTAGACCACAACGCACCTTACCTTAGACTCACTGTGGACAGGGTGCAGAGGAAGAAGAGGGCGCTTGAGGCTTccagggagaaggaagtctggagGAGCTCGCTTGGATCCCTCACTCTCACCCACTGTAAAGTGAATATGGAGGTCAGGACATGCAGATAGAAGAGGAGGAGCTGGAGGACAGTGTTGTTAGCCTTCCTGTTACCTTGGGTGAAGAAGGTGAGGTGAGACACAGAGCGTCCATTGTCTCCATTGAAGGCCTCTGTGGGGTCAAGACTTCTTAGAAGCTCCTGGACGTGCCTCAGATGGAAGGTAGCGTCCCGTATGGAGTAACACTCTGAGTGGATGATGAAGATGACTCCTTGCTTTACACTCACAAGCTACAATGAAGACAATAGCAGCTACCTTCTACCACCTGGACTACGCCTCCATGGAGACCCTCCATGGAGTTTAGCTGTCTGGCAGCATCCATCACGGTGTTGTCCAGATGGAGAGAGAAGCACGTGCGATGGCAGGTCAGCTCGTGATTCATCAACATCTGCTGAAGCTCTGCCACAGACATGGAACTTGACACCTAAAAGTCCACAAGGACTCTCAGCTTCCTGGGAGAAGATCTTTCATCTTTTATCATCACCAGTACCTGCAGTTCTAAGATGTCCGCTTTAGGAGGTTTGATCCTGACAGCAAAGGTCATCTCCAGGAGGTTGATAATGTCACAGAGTTGGTGCTTGCGGTCATCCACATCTTCACAGGAGACGTTTTCTGAGGACGCATGACATGACAGATAAGGACAGAGAGGACATCGGCAAAGATCAGTGACACACCTGCTTGCAACCTCAGGTCATCTGCGCCCACATCTCTTTGTGACGTCTTCGTCTTTGATTGTAGAAGAAGAGAACTTCTCTGCTCGTCTTTTTCTCCTTCGTTGATGTTCCCTGCAATCCCACCTGACTTGTCTTTGGACCACTCTTTACCATCTGTTGACCTGCGTGCTAACTTCCTGTTAACAAACGTATGATTTTCTTGCATCACGAAGACCCCGTGCTCATACTGGACAGGACGCTGTGTGGGACAGGTGGACACTTCCTCCTGCTCTACGTTCTGCGGGAACACCTGTGTCACCTTTTCAACCACAGCCTCCGTCTGGACCGTCGTACCGGCCTGTGTCTCCTGCTCCGTTAGCGTCTCCAACTCCATCCGTCTCTCCTCCTCGTCGGACACCAGCAGACACACCATGGGCTCCACCG carries:
- the LOC133607905 gene encoding clustered mitochondria protein homolog, encoding MGNMVQCCHMLSGFCKCNDEPSGGAAERSPLLSSQDSECSSTATTTPSDWEDEVPTISTDVPDAALHSLFPDIVLSSHFGGDAKPVEPMVCLLVSDEEERRMELETLTEQETQAGTTVQTEAVVEKVTQVFPQNVEQEEVSTCPTQRPVQYEHGVFVMQENHTFVNRKLARRSTDGKEWSKDKSGGIAGNINEGEKDEQRSSLLLQSKTKTSQRDVGADDLRLQAENVSCEDVDDRKHQLCDIINLLEMTFAVRIKPPKADILELQVSSSMSVAELQQMLMNHELTCHRTCFSLHLDNTVMDAARQLNSMEGLHGGVVQVVEECYSIRDATFHLRHVQELLRSLDPTEAFNGDNGRSVSHLTFFTQVGESEGSKRAPPDFLLPGSLKRPLLPLHPVHSESKQHLQCVRELTSSSWNPPPGNRRMHGDLMYLHAVTMEGREVNITSSTRGFYPNQSTPFTFNPKPALPTIICHSLVELLTQVSPAFKSNFNNLQKRRVQLHPFERIPAPFPAFTWMAPQEGHSLDRIRVENVHACRVDQDQNTTGKCRDWNEELQRAKELSRNSPRDRLHRDRILFKTNRDFVEASRRGAVAVIDGHVMPLNPGEPPHMQMFIWNNIFFSLARDISQHYRPLGGDAAAHTAANCDLRGVQVYTSVDTEGLHTLGTAVVDYRGSRVIAQSIVPGILEKNQEQSVLYGSTDHGRTIMTHPRFVQLLEKASKPLRVRPHLVLDHHNTQVELYSGVETKGILGNDGRPYILDLMSTFPADLNFQYSEKTQVNMVEVPKECQSFGYPQRHRHSLASLRPELIDAFVQHRFDTFIKKAGNRPFDNQKDTGCPDRGSVRDFDICFNPDLCSPGVRFASSEDLHCQRRLLWDAAAFLLSSQIPLVLQDCLDYRMAPMDGAALTLMLHQRGVNVRYLGTLLRQLDNVKDRGAHCLVRRVCVSEVVSRSAKHVFRMYLQEVEAATLSAAVSHFLNCLLTSSALDSSDQMLSRRRSRRRRRSHGSRASDATWARLTPGELWVKIRTDAEDVYQYTLDSGFMEDYGLQRVSLLREFAIKTGVQVRMREYPLDSRLRAVFGEEDVVNMLAVVKHVTYTASGATWLLEQAHAAVQQGRVSTAFDLVSQALTLFTSVCGALHEDTCTCQRVLGRLGYMLGQHALAVSHQRRAVMSSERTRGVDHPQTIRDYTLLALYCAAAGQHVASLHLLYRARYLALLVTGEDHPHVAQLDSMLGVVLHGLMELDLSLKFLHNASVLTSKYHGDMSTKHARSHHLLATLHHSRGDFESALRHENKARSIYETQVLEGRESSEYLKDLTQQQDSNLTPPPQFFHKMLQQLNMTCGDLLIPPSAEDNAQLRVREVKVQDLEKLLSSNI